The genomic DNA CGGTTTTTCGGCGGCACTACAACATCGTGTATGAGGTAACGGCCAGCGAAATCAAGTGCCTGGCATTTTTTGCTGCCGCCCAAGATGCCGGCCGACTGAATATATGACGCATGACCTGACTATTCGCTGCGCCACGGCGGCCGACCTGCCGGCCGTCTGGGCGCTGGTGCGCGCCGTGGTGCCACTGATGAATGCCAGCGGCAACTACCAGTGGACCAGCGAGTACCCGAACGAAGAAATTTTCCGCCAGGACATCGAAAAGCAGCACCTCTGGGTGGCCGAGCGCCTGGGCGAAATCGAGGGGGTAGCCGCCCTGACTCAGGACCAGGACCCCGAATACGCCGATGCCGATTGGGATGCCGCCGCGCCGGCCCTCGTGACGCACCGCCTCGCCGTGGCCCCCGCCGCCCAGGGCCGGGGCGTGGCCGCCGCCCTGCTGCGCCAAGCCGAGCACGAAGCCGTGGTGCAGGGCCTGCGCACGTTGCGCGTGGATACCAACTCGGAGAACGCGGCCACCCAGCGGCTGTTTCCGAGGCTGGGCTACCGCTTTGCGGGCGAAATAAAGCTGGCGTTTCGGCCGGGGCTGCGGTTCTTTTGCTACGAGAAACAATTGGGGTAATACCGCTACCCAACAAGCCATGCGCGAATTTGGAAACTGCTCTACGGCCCAAAAACGGCCAGCTTGCTGAGCACGTCCCACAGCACTACCCCCGCCGCCACGCTCACGTTGAGCGAGTGCTTGGTGCCGAGCTGCGGAATCTCGACCGCCGCCTCGCAGAGCGTCAGCACGTCGTCATCCACGCCAAATACTTCATTGCCAAGCACCAGGGCCAGCGGCCGGCCCGACGCGGGCCGAAACTGCGGCAGCGGTATCGAGCCCGTGGTTTGCTCCACGGCCACCAGCTGGTAGCCCGCCGCTTTTAGTTCGGCCGCTGCGGCCAAGGTGGTGGCTACGTGCGCCCAGGCCACCGATTCGGTGCTGCCGAGGGCCGTTTTGGTGATTTCGCGGTGTGGCGGCTGGCCCGTGACGCCGCAGAGGTAAATCTTTTCGAGCGCAAAGGCGTCGGCGGTCCGAAACACGGCCCCCACGTTGTGCAGCGAGCGCACATTGTCGAGCACCAGCACCACCGGACTTTTGGGAGTAGCTTTGAAATCGGCCACCGGCAAGCGGTTTAGCTCCGGCATCGTGAGTTTGCGCATGAATGTAGGGGTAGCTTTAGCTTGCCGCCCGCTGAGGGGGGTAGGGATGCCCGGAACGCAATGCGCCGGCCGGGGCGTTTGGAGTTGACTTTATTTAATTATCCGGCAAGCTAAAGCTTACCCTACACTCTTGACTTCCGAACCCAAAAAGCAGTTCGCCATCAAAGCCCTGGGACCCGACCACATCGCGCCAGTTCCGGCCTACGACACGCCGCTGATGAAGCAGTATTACCAGCTCAAGCAGCAGCACCCCGGCGCGGTATTGCTGTTTCGGGTGGGCGATTTCTACGAAACATTCGGCGAAGATGCCGTGACGGCGGCGCGCATCCTCGACATCACGCTCACCAAGCGCGGGGCGGGCACCGTGAGCGAGGTGGCGCTGGCCGGCTTTCCGCACCACGCCCTCGACACGTACTTGCCCAAGCTGGTGCGCGCCGGCCAGCGCGTGGCCATCTGCGACCAGCTCGAAGACCCAAAGCAAGCCAAAGGCTTGGTGAAGAGAGGGATAACCGAGCTGGTGACGCCCGGCGTGAGCATGCACGACAACACCCTGGAGCGCCGCCAGAACAACTACCTCGCCGCCGTGCACTTCGGCAAAACGGAAGCCGGCATCTCGTTTCTCGACATCAGCACCGGCGAGTTTCTGGCCGCGCAGGGCACGCTCGACTATCTGGGCAAGCTGCTGCAAAACTTCCGGCCCGCCGAGGTGCTGTTCTGCAAGCGCAACCGGGCCGAGTTTGAGGGCGAGTTTGGCCCCGATTTCTGCACTTACGCCCTAGACGAGTGGGTTTTTGGGGCCGACTACGCCCACGACACCCTCACGCGGCACTTCCGCACCACCTCGCTCAAGGGTTTTGGGGTCGATAATCTGAAGGAAGGCGTGATTGCGGCCGGCTGCATCCTGCATTACCTGGCCGAAACCAAACACTCGAATATTCAGCACGTTGCCAGCATCGGCCGGCTCGAAGAAGACAAGTACGTGTGGCTCGACCGCTTCACGGTGCGCAACCTGGAGCTGGTGCAGGCCCAGCACCCCGGCGGCGTGCCGCTGATTGACATCCTGGACCAGACCCTGACGCCGATGGGCGCGCGCCTGCTACGCAAATGGGTGGTGCTGCCCCTCAAGGAAGTGAGCCAGATTCAGCGCCGCCTCGACACCGTGGCCGCCCTCGTGGCCGACCCCGAGCTGCTGGAAGAGGTGCAGAGCCACCTGCGCGCCATCAATGATTTAGAGCGACTTATCTCCAAAGTGGCAGTGCGCCGCGTGAACCCGCGCGAGCTCTTGCAGCTGGCGCGGGCGCTGGAAAGCATTGCGCCGCTGCGCGAAAAGCTGGCCGCTTCGGGCGTGCGTGCCCTCGAAAAGCTGGCCGACCAACTCAACCCCTGCACCACGCTGCGCACCGAGATTCAGGCCAAAATCCGGCCCGACGCGCCGCTGCTCACCAACCAGGGCCACGTCATTCAGGATGGCATTGATGCCGAGCTGGACGAGCTGCGCGGCCTGGCATTTTCGGGCAAGGATTTCCTGCTCAAGATGCAGCAGCGCGAGCAGGCCGCCACCGGCATTTCTTCGTTGAAAGTGGCTTATAACAAGGTGTTTGGCTATTATCTCGAAGTCAGCAACGCCCACAAAAACAAGGTGCCGCCCCAGTGGATTCGCAAGCAGACGCTGGTGAATGCTGAGCGCTACGTGACGGAGGAGCTGAAGACCTACGAGGAGAAAATTCTCAACGCCGAGGAGCAATTATTTGTCATCGAAAGCCGCATTTACCAAGAGGTGATGCTGGCGGCGCTCGACTTCGTGAGCCAGGTGCAGCAAAACGCCCGTGCCATTGGCGTGCTCGACTGCCTGGGCTCGTTTGCGGCCACGGCGCGGCAGCATCGCTACGTGCGGCCCATCGTGAACGACGGCCCTACCCTCGACATCAAGGGCGGGCGCCACCCGGTGATTGAGCGCCAGCTGCCGCCCGGCGAAAGCTATATCCCCAACGACCTGTGCCTGAGCCAGGACGACCAGCAAATTGTGGTGATAACCGGCCCCAACATGGCCGGCAAGTCGGCCCTGCTGCGCCAAACGGCGCTGATAGT from Hymenobacter psoromatis includes the following:
- a CDS encoding RNA methyltransferase, translating into MRKLTMPELNRLPVADFKATPKSPVVLVLDNVRSLHNVGAVFRTADAFALEKIYLCGVTGQPPHREITKTALGSTESVAWAHVATTLAAAAELKAAGYQLVAVEQTTGSIPLPQFRPASGRPLALVLGNEVFGVDDDVLTLCEAAVEIPQLGTKHSLNVSVAAGVVLWDVLSKLAVFGP
- a CDS encoding DNA mismatch repair protein MutS, with protein sequence MKQYYQLKQQHPGAVLLFRVGDFYETFGEDAVTAARILDITLTKRGAGTVSEVALAGFPHHALDTYLPKLVRAGQRVAICDQLEDPKQAKGLVKRGITELVTPGVSMHDNTLERRQNNYLAAVHFGKTEAGISFLDISTGEFLAAQGTLDYLGKLLQNFRPAEVLFCKRNRAEFEGEFGPDFCTYALDEWVFGADYAHDTLTRHFRTTSLKGFGVDNLKEGVIAAGCILHYLAETKHSNIQHVASIGRLEEDKYVWLDRFTVRNLELVQAQHPGGVPLIDILDQTLTPMGARLLRKWVVLPLKEVSQIQRRLDTVAALVADPELLEEVQSHLRAINDLERLISKVAVRRVNPRELLQLARALESIAPLREKLAASGVRALEKLADQLNPCTTLRTEIQAKIRPDAPLLTNQGHVIQDGIDAELDELRGLAFSGKDFLLKMQQREQAATGISSLKVAYNKVFGYYLEVSNAHKNKVPPQWIRKQTLVNAERYVTEELKTYEEKILNAEEQLFVIESRIYQEVMLAALDFVSQVQQNARAIGVLDCLGSFAATARQHRYVRPIVNDGPTLDIKGGRHPVIERQLPPGESYIPNDLCLSQDDQQIVVITGPNMAGKSALLRQTALIVLLAQIGSFVPAEAATIGIIDKIFTRVGASDNLSKGESTFMVEMTETASILNNLSERSLVLMDEIGRGTSTYDGISIAWAIVEHLHNNPKARAKTLFATHYHELNQLADDCPRVRNYHVAVQEADGRVLFLRKLRPGGSEHSFGIHVARMAGMPPAVVRRANEIMHHLEQERASAGLVDADVLTPTEFDDVLAGLDAANQQPETRHQEPGTPKPRATTAVATAPKIQLSMFEPSDPALERLRELLAGLDINTLTPIEALLKLQELKGLAGG
- a CDS encoding GCN5 family acetyltransferase, translated to MTIRCATAADLPAVWALVRAVVPLMNASGNYQWTSEYPNEEIFRQDIEKQHLWVAERLGEIEGVAALTQDQDPEYADADWDAAAPALVTHRLAVAPAAQGRGVAAALLRQAEHEAVVQGLRTLRVDTNSENAATQRLFPRLGYRFAGEIKLAFRPGLRFFCYEKQLG